In Symmachiella dynata, the following are encoded in one genomic region:
- a CDS encoding efflux RND transporter permease subunit, which produces MLNAVIRFALHQRLLVVAFSMFLIGYGTWQALNIDIDVFPNLNRPRVVVMTEAPGMAPEEVEALITIPLETTLNGANGVQAVRSSSGVGISVIYVEFDWGTNIYNDRQIVNERLQLVADRMPPGVQPQLAPISSIMGQIIMVGMWSEGGKTSPLEVRTLADWVVRQRLLTIPGVSQVFTMGGGRKQFQVLIDPNALLKYGLTLQEVRKAVEESNENATGGYLDEQGPNELLVRALGRVQKVEDLEKLVVTMREGRPVLLSQVARVVEGAQVKRGDSSAFVREEDGSFSGGPAVILTINKQPNADTRQVTDAVMGALAELEMTLPEDIRIQPELYSQKSFIDRSIDNVVEALRDGGILVVIILFLFLMNFRTTFITLTAIPLSVAITILVFAAFGLSINTMTLGGLAVAIGELVDDAIVDVENIFRRLRENRHAQEPKHPLLIVFQASVEIRNSIVFGTMIVVLVFIPLFALSGMEGRLFAPLGVAYIVSILSSLAVSLTLTPVLSYWLLSNAKFMDQEKDGPLLRVLKWAAGVAISMSLRFSRLMLLLAAVGVAIAALLLSQLERDFLPPFNEGVVQLNVVLPPGTSLRKSNDIAETVMQRLTKIDGVAAFSRRTGRAELDEHAEGVNITEMIIGFDEDLEQSREEVLDEIREAMADIPGIVTTVEQPLAHLISHMISGVKAQVGIKIYGDDLSILRTKAQELAAVMKGVNGVTDALVEPQVEIPQLRIELDRDKLELYGLTPAYVNDYIETAMNGEVVSNVLLGQRTFDLLVRMEEDYRENLQALRRLTIELPSGGTTPLSSVAKIYRSSGPNTINREQVLRRIIVQCNVSGRGLVDVVEEIKQRQKKIVESLPPGYFIEYGGQFESQQAASRTIGILFGISLLGVFLVLYTMFRSANFSIQVMAALPMAFIGSVTALVVTGQTLTVAAMVGFISLGGIASRNGILLLNHYLHLVRYEGETWSKAMIIRAGQERLAPVLMTALTSGIGLVPLAMSAGEPGKEILYPVATVIIGGLLSSTILEFFVRPALFWTFGVKSGMRLIEESSAEASIELVEEAHFFEADTTGPPEANPAAPPQSDGTVE; this is translated from the coding sequence ATGTTAAATGCCGTCATTCGCTTCGCCCTGCATCAGCGCCTCCTGGTGGTTGCGTTTTCGATGTTTTTAATCGGCTATGGCACCTGGCAGGCGCTGAATATCGATATCGACGTCTTCCCGAATCTGAACCGCCCCCGAGTGGTGGTGATGACCGAAGCGCCTGGGATGGCGCCCGAAGAAGTCGAAGCGCTGATCACGATTCCCTTGGAGACCACACTCAATGGAGCCAATGGCGTACAAGCCGTGCGGAGTTCTTCCGGCGTGGGGATCTCGGTGATCTATGTCGAATTTGATTGGGGAACCAACATCTACAACGATCGGCAGATCGTTAACGAACGACTGCAACTTGTCGCCGACCGGATGCCACCGGGCGTTCAGCCGCAATTGGCGCCGATCTCCTCGATCATGGGGCAGATCATCATGGTGGGCATGTGGAGTGAAGGGGGCAAAACATCGCCGCTGGAGGTCCGCACACTGGCCGACTGGGTGGTCCGGCAACGACTGCTGACGATTCCCGGCGTCTCACAGGTCTTCACCATGGGGGGCGGACGGAAACAGTTTCAGGTGTTGATTGATCCCAATGCGTTACTGAAATACGGCCTGACCCTGCAGGAGGTTCGCAAAGCGGTCGAGGAAAGCAATGAGAACGCGACCGGCGGCTATCTGGATGAACAAGGCCCCAACGAGTTGCTCGTCCGCGCGCTGGGACGCGTGCAAAAAGTTGAGGATTTGGAAAAACTGGTGGTCACCATGCGTGAGGGCCGCCCCGTATTGCTGTCCCAGGTCGCACGCGTGGTTGAAGGCGCACAGGTGAAACGTGGCGACAGTTCCGCTTTTGTCCGCGAGGAGGACGGATCGTTCTCCGGCGGGCCGGCGGTTATTTTGACCATCAACAAACAACCCAATGCGGACACCCGCCAAGTGACCGATGCCGTCATGGGGGCTTTGGCGGAACTGGAAATGACACTCCCCGAGGATATTCGCATTCAACCAGAATTGTATTCGCAAAAATCGTTCATTGATCGATCCATCGACAACGTCGTCGAAGCGCTCCGCGATGGCGGGATTCTGGTGGTGATCATTCTGTTTTTGTTCTTGATGAACTTTCGAACAACGTTCATCACACTGACGGCGATTCCGCTATCGGTCGCCATCACAATTCTGGTGTTCGCCGCATTTGGGCTGTCGATCAACACGATGACGCTCGGCGGCTTGGCGGTCGCCATTGGCGAACTGGTCGATGATGCCATTGTTGATGTGGAGAATATTTTCCGCCGACTCCGCGAAAACCGACATGCCCAGGAACCGAAACATCCACTGCTGATCGTCTTTCAAGCCAGCGTGGAGATTCGCAACTCGATCGTGTTCGGCACGATGATTGTCGTGCTGGTCTTCATTCCGCTGTTTGCACTTTCAGGAATGGAAGGCCGTTTGTTCGCGCCGTTGGGAGTCGCTTATATCGTTTCGATCCTCTCATCGCTGGCTGTCTCTTTGACGTTAACGCCGGTGCTTTCGTATTGGTTGCTTTCGAATGCCAAGTTCATGGACCAGGAAAAAGATGGGCCGTTGTTGCGGGTTCTCAAGTGGGCTGCCGGTGTCGCGATCAGCATGAGTCTGCGGTTTTCCAGGTTGATGTTGTTACTCGCCGCGGTGGGGGTGGCCATTGCCGCTCTGCTTCTTTCACAACTGGAACGCGATTTCCTGCCGCCGTTTAACGAAGGGGTTGTGCAACTCAACGTGGTCCTGCCGCCGGGAACCTCGTTGCGAAAATCCAATGACATTGCCGAAACGGTGATGCAGCGCTTGACCAAAATCGACGGCGTGGCTGCGTTCTCGCGGCGGACCGGCCGTGCTGAACTCGACGAGCATGCCGAAGGGGTCAACATCACGGAGATGATTATCGGTTTCGACGAGGACTTAGAACAGAGTCGCGAGGAAGTCCTCGATGAAATCCGCGAAGCAATGGCCGATATCCCGGGGATTGTCACAACTGTCGAGCAACCGCTGGCGCACTTGATCTCGCACATGATTTCCGGGGTGAAGGCGCAAGTCGGTATTAAGATTTACGGCGATGATTTGAGCATCCTGCGTACTAAGGCGCAAGAACTGGCAGCGGTGATGAAAGGGGTTAACGGGGTGACGGATGCTTTGGTCGAACCGCAGGTCGAAATCCCGCAATTGCGGATCGAATTGGATCGCGACAAACTGGAACTCTACGGATTAACGCCCGCCTATGTGAATGACTACATCGAGACGGCGATGAATGGTGAAGTCGTTTCGAATGTGCTGCTCGGGCAACGCACGTTCGACCTGTTGGTCCGCATGGAAGAAGATTACCGCGAAAACCTGCAAGCGCTGCGCCGGCTCACGATCGAACTGCCCAGCGGCGGCACAACACCGTTGTCCTCCGTGGCGAAAATCTATCGCTCCAGCGGGCCGAATACGATCAACCGCGAACAAGTTCTGCGGCGGATTATCGTGCAGTGCAATGTCAGCGGCCGCGGATTAGTCGACGTGGTGGAGGAAATCAAACAGCGCCAGAAAAAAATTGTCGAGTCCTTGCCGCCCGGGTATTTCATCGAATATGGCGGACAATTTGAAAGCCAACAAGCAGCCAGCCGCACCATCGGCATTCTGTTTGGCATCTCGCTGTTGGGCGTGTTTCTGGTACTCTACACAATGTTCCGCTCGGCCAATTTCTCCATCCAAGTCATGGCCGCTTTGCCGATGGCCTTCATCGGGTCGGTTACGGCGCTGGTTGTCACCGGGCAAACCTTGACCGTGGCGGCCATGGTGGGTTTCATTTCGCTAGGCGGTATTGCCTCGCGGAACGGGATCTTGCTGCTCAATCACTACCTGCATTTGGTACGTTACGAGGGCGAAACCTGGTCCAAGGCGATGATCATTCGCGCCGGTCAAGAACGACTGGCACCGGTGTTGATGACTGCACTCACCTCGGGGATCGGTTTAGTACCGCTAGCAATGTCCGCCGGGGAACCGGGCAAAGAAATCCTCTATCCCGTTGCCACGGTGATTATCGGCGGCTTGCTCAGCAGCACGATCTTAGAATTCTTCGTCCGCCCCGCACTCTTCTGGACATTCGGCGTGAAGTCCGGCATGCGGTTGATTGAAGAATCCTCAGCAGAGGCGAGCATCGAACTGGTCGAAGAGGCGCACTTCTTTGAGGCCGACACAACGGGACCGCCTGAGGCTAATCCGGCGGCGCCTCCGCAGTCGGATGGCACGGTCGAGTAG
- a CDS encoding alpha/beta hydrolase family protein, producing MRMSLRIIAIVLGFFAISADSQCDAADPRKPGPYTVGVRTEVFVDDQRECAITGKPRTLVTEIWYPADQGSEKQPLNKFSDFWGTPAGVAAGKIVIGRFGGQFDKVEETFKNIAHRNAKIDAGSFPLLVFSHGNGGFRHQNTYQAEYLASHGYIVAAADHTGNAATTILPGQIVPYSLDTREPERRDDRPHDVSFLITHLSELSASGDHWLRDRIADGQIGAFGHSFGGFTVCRAAELDPRIKAIIPMTLTDALRDMPENNDCKIPLLLILGDTDRTVGEGGNNRSIAYFEKAADPKYLLNFKNAGHYTFTEMTQINTNWGDGIGIEKGKDGSPDLTFSDALEDQRITNEYSVAFFDTFLKDSAAARKFLDQNHYPQEVDYRRD from the coding sequence ATGCGCATGTCGCTTCGCATTATTGCCATTGTTCTTGGATTCTTCGCGATCTCCGCTGATTCACAGTGCGATGCCGCCGATCCCCGAAAGCCGGGACCTTACACCGTGGGGGTGCGGACAGAAGTTTTTGTGGATGACCAGCGCGAATGTGCCATTACGGGCAAGCCGCGCACCTTGGTGACAGAGATTTGGTACCCGGCGGACCAGGGATCAGAAAAACAACCGCTCAATAAGTTCAGCGATTTCTGGGGAACACCGGCTGGTGTTGCTGCAGGCAAAATCGTCATCGGACGGTTTGGCGGCCAGTTTGACAAAGTCGAAGAGACATTCAAAAACATCGCACATCGGAATGCAAAAATCGATGCGGGCTCATTTCCACTGTTGGTGTTTTCGCACGGCAACGGGGGCTTTCGCCATCAAAATACTTATCAGGCAGAGTATCTCGCCTCGCACGGGTATATCGTGGCTGCGGCGGATCACACGGGAAATGCGGCGACGACGATTCTGCCCGGCCAGATCGTACCCTATAGCTTGGACACGCGCGAGCCGGAGCGGCGTGACGATCGCCCCCATGATGTCTCATTTCTGATCACCCATTTGAGTGAGCTGAGTGCCTCGGGGGATCACTGGTTGCGAGATCGTATTGCCGACGGCCAGATCGGAGCTTTCGGCCATTCGTTTGGCGGCTTTACGGTTTGCCGCGCTGCGGAATTGGATCCGCGCATCAAAGCGATTATTCCCATGACTTTGACTGATGCCTTGCGCGACATGCCGGAAAATAATGACTGCAAAATCCCGCTGCTCTTAATCTTGGGGGATACCGACCGGACAGTGGGAGAAGGGGGAAACAACCGCAGTATTGCCTATTTCGAAAAGGCGGCTGACCCGAAATATCTGCTCAACTTTAAAAATGCCGGTCACTATACTTTTACGGAGATGACGCAAATCAATACGAACTGGGGCGATGGTATTGGCATCGAAAAGGGGAAGGACGGCAGTCCTGACCTTACGTTTTCCGACGCGCTGGAAGACCAACGAATTACCAACGAGTATTCCGTTGCGTTCTTCGACACGTTTCTCAAAGACTCCGCAGCGGCTAGGAAATTTCTTGACCAGAACCACTACCCCCAAGAGGTAGACTACCGGCGGGATTAG
- a CDS encoding TIGR03067 domain-containing protein, which translates to MRFGIAMSLAVSMLMGAGAPENDAAPTCGTLNGVWRLSSGEADGKALSKSEMKDAKLVIKGDQYRVTLPEMGTFTGTQILDATQAPKTIDITDATGPHKGKTSLGLYEHKGNEFRVVFAPAGEPRPTSFKPQPESGQWMHVWKRVQE; encoded by the coding sequence ATGAGATTTGGTATTGCGATGAGTTTGGCAGTCAGCATGTTGATGGGGGCCGGCGCGCCGGAAAACGACGCGGCACCGACTTGCGGCACATTGAATGGCGTCTGGAGATTGAGCAGCGGCGAAGCGGATGGCAAAGCCCTTTCGAAATCAGAAATGAAGGATGCGAAGTTGGTCATCAAAGGGGACCAATACCGCGTCACGTTGCCTGAAATGGGAACTTTCACCGGGACGCAAATTCTGGACGCGACGCAGGCCCCCAAGACCATCGACATCACCGATGCGACCGGTCCACACAAAGGCAAAACCAGCCTGGGTCTCTACGAACACAAAGGAAACGAATTCCGCGTGGTCTTTGCCCCAGCAGGGGAACCCCGTCCGACGAGTTTCAAGCCCCAACCCGAAAGCGGCCAATGGATGCACGTCTGGAAACGCGTCCAGGAATAA
- a CDS encoding RNA polymerase sigma factor, with protein sequence MSTRTPAKDAHSTSSSLISRVRRQEPAAWARLSELYGPLVYHWCRRTGLAAEDSADVVQEVFRAVSLAIESFHDDRDGDTFRGWLWTITRNKIRDFARNQHGKPQAAGGTAAHAQLIEVPDREPDTEEGSPTSPPVTRLIHRALEMIRTEFQESTWNAFRLTALEGCSAPQAAKELGSTPQAVRQAKSRVLRRLRAELGELD encoded by the coding sequence ATGTCGACACGGACTCCGGCGAAAGACGCGCACTCAACGTCGTCCAGTCTGATCTCGCGCGTGCGGCGACAGGAACCGGCGGCGTGGGCACGGCTGTCGGAATTGTACGGCCCGCTGGTCTATCATTGGTGCCGCCGCACAGGCCTGGCCGCTGAAGATTCCGCTGACGTGGTGCAAGAGGTGTTTCGCGCCGTTTCATTGGCGATCGAAAGTTTCCACGACGATCGCGACGGCGACACCTTTCGCGGTTGGCTGTGGACGATCACCCGCAACAAAATCCGCGACTTCGCCCGCAACCAACACGGCAAACCTCAAGCCGCCGGCGGCACAGCCGCGCATGCGCAACTGATCGAAGTCCCCGACCGCGAACCCGACACAGAAGAAGGCAGCCCCACCTCCCCCCCGGTCACCCGCCTCATCCACCGCGCTTTAGAAATGATCCGCACCGAATTCCAAGAAAGCACCTGGAACGCCTTCCGCCTCACCGCCCTAGAAGGCTGTAGCGCCCCCCAAGCCGCAAAAGAATTAGGCAGCACCCCACAGGCCGTCCGACAAGCCAAGTCACGCGTCCTGCGACGGTTGCGGGCGGAGTTGGGGGAATTGGATTGA
- a CDS encoding phosphatidate phosphatase App1 family protein: MQFEPRQNRRPASSENRNCARFPRYVVTFATANLLFAQIAISTGWGQELPRPNAAQARQIKEAAKASDINRDEVVVFYETSAHLDNDGATWVIPIHGVVYEPTVNPLRRSAMAIAISRLADSDEDARKSLNLIRILDHFLVDNERGQDISIRIGNRVVNIGKSEANGHFENTIRLRDADIQNLIVRHGQTAFLPFEAVTRTSDLRRFVGRAYLVPPTGLSIISDIDDTIKHSEVTDAEAVLENTFLFKFQSAPGMPELYQACARKGFAFHYVSGSPWQLYLPLLEFFDAEKLPRGSFALKHFRLKKPSTAADMLQSPQEAKLNAIEQILAAYPQRRFLLIGDSGEKDPEIYSATAQSHPEQVVGIFIRNVTNDQLSDTRFLNVTKGLGRIPFRLFTDPKELSLDIEAINRDHGTPSPPPAR; this comes from the coding sequence ATGCAATTTGAACCTCGTCAAAATCGACGACCGGCCTCATCCGAGAACCGGAATTGCGCGCGATTCCCACGCTACGTCGTGACGTTTGCTACGGCGAATTTGTTATTTGCCCAAATTGCGATCAGCACCGGCTGGGGGCAGGAGCTGCCACGACCCAACGCCGCTCAGGCCCGCCAGATCAAGGAAGCGGCAAAGGCTTCAGACATCAATCGAGACGAAGTCGTCGTCTTTTATGAAACGTCAGCCCATCTCGACAACGACGGCGCGACCTGGGTCATTCCCATCCATGGCGTGGTTTATGAGCCCACCGTCAATCCGCTGCGGCGCAGCGCGATGGCCATTGCCATCAGCCGCTTGGCCGATTCGGACGAGGATGCTCGCAAATCGCTGAACCTAATCCGTATTTTAGACCACTTTCTCGTCGACAATGAACGGGGACAGGACATCTCGATTCGAATCGGCAATCGCGTGGTGAATATCGGCAAATCCGAAGCGAACGGACATTTCGAAAACACCATCCGCCTGCGCGATGCCGACATCCAGAACCTGATCGTCCGACATGGCCAAACTGCGTTCCTCCCGTTTGAAGCGGTCACTCGAACATCTGACCTGCGAAGATTCGTGGGCCGCGCGTATCTGGTCCCGCCGACGGGGTTGTCGATCATCTCCGACATCGACGACACGATCAAACATAGCGAAGTCACCGATGCGGAAGCCGTCTTGGAAAACACGTTTTTGTTCAAATTCCAATCCGCTCCCGGCATGCCGGAGTTGTACCAGGCCTGCGCCCGCAAGGGGTTCGCCTTTCACTATGTCTCTGGCAGCCCTTGGCAACTCTATCTCCCCTTGCTGGAATTTTTTGATGCCGAGAAATTGCCGCGCGGCTCGTTCGCGTTGAAACATTTTCGTCTCAAGAAGCCCAGCACCGCGGCGGACATGCTCCAGTCTCCCCAAGAGGCTAAACTCAACGCAATCGAACAAATCCTGGCCGCCTACCCCCAGCGGCGTTTTTTGCTGATCGGTGATTCGGGCGAAAAAGATCCGGAGATTTATAGTGCCACAGCCCAATCGCATCCCGAGCAGGTCGTCGGGATTTTTATTCGCAACGTGACCAACGACCAACTCAGCGACACCCGTTTTCTGAATGTGACCAAGGGGTTGGGGAGGATTCCCTTCCGGCTATTCACGGACCCCAAGGAATTATCTCTCGATATCGAAGCCATCAATCGCGACCATGGAACACCCAGCCCTCCGCCTGCCCGATAA
- the zwf gene encoding glucose-6-phosphate dehydrogenase, protein MSHTIVIFGASGDLTTRKLIPALYRLWVKRRLPADTKVLGVSRTEFSHDAWRKSLSESTAKFAGKDFDEQEWQSFAKSVFYMQGDIGKSEDFQRLSDVLDEIEQGSEGTRVFYLSTTPRLYATAVANLGAAGLADESNGPRRIVIEKPFGYDAATARQLNDDLHQVFAENQVYRIDHYLGKETVQNLFVLRFANSIFEPIWNRQYVDHVQITVAEELAVGRRGDYYDTSGILRDMFQNHLLQLMMITAMEAPARMSADLIRDEKAKVLQSVRPITAEMVKQDTIRGQYEGYRQEKGVATDSQTATFAALKLHVDNWRWSNVPFYLRSGKALSCRTTQIVIQFREPPQPLFSDQSSQSPGANRLVIQVQPAEGIQLHFHTKVPDAGMNLRMTDLDFSFQREFSFALPDAYQRLLLDVLNGDASLFARSDEVELSWDIIDPVIEAWKNQTEPNLDIYPPALWGPAESMQWMEEQGREWFDVCPLIT, encoded by the coding sequence ATGTCGCATACGATTGTCATTTTTGGAGCTTCGGGGGACCTGACCACCCGCAAGTTGATTCCCGCACTGTATCGCCTGTGGGTCAAGCGACGCCTGCCGGCCGACACAAAGGTGTTGGGGGTCTCGCGGACGGAGTTTAGTCACGACGCTTGGCGCAAATCGCTGTCCGAGTCGACAGCCAAGTTTGCGGGGAAGGACTTTGACGAGCAGGAATGGCAGTCGTTTGCCAAATCTGTGTTTTACATGCAGGGCGACATCGGCAAATCGGAAGACTTCCAGCGGTTGTCAGACGTGTTGGATGAGATTGAGCAAGGCAGCGAAGGTACACGCGTGTTTTACCTTTCCACAACGCCGCGCCTGTACGCCACAGCTGTCGCCAACTTGGGAGCCGCCGGGCTTGCCGATGAGAGCAACGGTCCGCGGCGGATTGTGATCGAAAAACCATTCGGCTACGACGCGGCCACGGCCCGGCAACTGAATGACGATTTGCATCAAGTGTTTGCCGAAAACCAGGTCTATCGCATCGATCACTACCTGGGTAAGGAAACGGTGCAAAACCTGTTTGTGCTGCGCTTTGCGAACAGCATTTTTGAACCGATCTGGAACCGGCAATATGTTGATCATGTGCAGATCACCGTCGCCGAGGAGTTGGCTGTCGGACGTCGCGGGGATTACTACGACACGTCGGGCATCTTGCGAGACATGTTTCAAAATCATCTGCTGCAATTGATGATGATTACGGCGATGGAAGCCCCGGCGCGGATGAGCGCGGATCTGATTCGCGACGAAAAGGCCAAAGTGTTGCAATCGGTGCGGCCGATTACAGCCGAGATGGTCAAGCAAGACACAATCCGCGGCCAGTACGAAGGCTATCGACAGGAGAAAGGGGTCGCCACCGACAGTCAGACAGCAACCTTCGCCGCTCTGAAGCTGCACGTTGACAATTGGCGGTGGAGCAATGTCCCCTTTTACCTCCGCAGCGGTAAAGCTCTGTCGTGCCGCACGACGCAGATCGTGATTCAATTTCGAGAACCGCCGCAGCCACTCTTTTCCGACCAAAGCAGCCAGTCTCCCGGAGCGAATCGGCTGGTGATTCAAGTCCAACCGGCCGAGGGCATTCAACTGCATTTCCATACCAAGGTTCCTGATGCGGGTATGAACTTGCGGATGACCGATCTGGATTTTAGTTTCCAACGCGAATTCTCATTTGCACTGCCCGACGCCTATCAGCGCCTGCTGCTGGATGTGCTCAACGGCGACGCCAGTCTCTTCGCCCGCAGCGACGAGGTGGAACTCTCCTGGGACATCATTGATCCGGTGATCGAGGCTTGGAAGAACCAAACAGAGCCGAATCTGGATATCTATCCGCCGGCGCTCTGGGGTCCGGCGGAATCGATGCAGTGGATGGAGGAGCAAGGCCGCGAGTGGTTCGACGTCTGTCCGCTGATTACGTAG
- a CDS encoding DUF1559 domain-containing protein produces the protein MNLRGLPWQRWAAVAIPVAVVCFLLALLVPAMLRARTEARKTYSRNNLKQIGLAFHNYYDLYQCLPPGAIVREDGVALHGWPSRLVSYMSANGIFQYIDNNLPWDHDINLLAYCQQEPAYQMPGVDETRTNGHYGLMCYLGNPNLLHRNSSVKFDDMTAGVTHTWMAGETAGNYQPWAYPFNWRPLGKRLNDGPDSYGRPSGDGAFLLMADGSVQWISNKVEESILADYVAAPPVANADQIAVPPRQFEYSTEDWSNELLDLDEHEDESWCAVASIDTDDHAHSVYFRPEMKVTPERALNAEDIRRVADRFPETKTLQKDFVIDDDVAEVLAEFKQLAYVRAYSLEVSERGLSAIKRMPALKMLRVGEARAADLAALREALPNCEIIANSVSDD, from the coding sequence ATGAACCTGCGCGGTCTTCCCTGGCAACGCTGGGCAGCGGTGGCGATTCCGGTGGCCGTGGTTTGCTTCTTACTCGCGCTGCTCGTTCCGGCCATGCTGCGGGCGCGGACTGAGGCGCGCAAGACCTATTCCCGGAATAACCTCAAACAAATCGGATTGGCATTTCACAATTATTACGACCTTTACCAATGCCTGCCGCCCGGAGCGATCGTTCGAGAGGATGGCGTGGCGCTGCATGGTTGGCCGTCGCGCTTAGTTTCTTACATGTCCGCAAATGGGATTTTCCAATACATCGACAATAATCTCCCCTGGGATCATGACATCAACTTGTTAGCCTATTGCCAACAGGAACCCGCCTACCAAATGCCCGGCGTCGACGAAACTCGCACTAATGGTCATTATGGATTGATGTGCTACTTGGGCAATCCGAACTTGCTGCACCGTAACAGCAGCGTGAAGTTCGACGACATGACCGCCGGAGTCACGCACACCTGGATGGCGGGAGAAACAGCCGGCAACTATCAGCCATGGGCCTACCCGTTCAATTGGCGACCGTTGGGGAAGCGACTCAATGACGGGCCGGACAGCTACGGGCGACCTTCGGGAGATGGTGCCTTTCTGTTGATGGCCGATGGCAGCGTGCAGTGGATTTCCAATAAAGTCGAAGAGAGTATCTTGGCGGACTACGTCGCTGCGCCTCCGGTGGCCAATGCGGATCAAATCGCTGTTCCGCCGCGGCAGTTCGAGTATTCAACCGAGGATTGGAGTAACGAACTTCTTGATCTTGACGAGCACGAAGACGAGAGTTGGTGCGCGGTCGCGTCCATCGATACGGATGACCACGCACACTCTGTCTATTTTCGTCCAGAAATGAAAGTCACTCCGGAACGCGCGCTGAATGCTGAGGATATACGGCGGGTGGCGGATAGATTTCCTGAGACGAAAACGTTGCAGAAGGACTTCGTCATCGACGATGATGTCGCAGAAGTATTGGCTGAATTCAAACAGTTAGCCTATGTCCGTGCGTATTCCCTCGAAGTCTCCGAGCGCGGCCTGTCAGCGATCAAGCGTATGCCGGCATTAAAAATGTTAAGAGTCGGCGAGGCACGTGCCGCTGACTTAGCCGCCCTGCGCGAGGCGCTACCCAACTGTGAAATTATTGCGAACTCGGTCTCTGATGATTAG
- a CDS encoding WD40 repeat domain-containing protein: protein MRAVTDRYDVWILCAAIFFFSTEDTFAGNRLEDSKKTPSLKADSVGEKVIGFTADGKVLLTVDRDCMLHFWNTTRGHLETTINPIEGNIYGHPHDRDRKLNPRNLQIALSSDRLSLATGSEPFDKILGDSMGEIKLWNIATNPVEVSLNTQFRTKNCRGLSFAPNRKWLAVASNIGAVIDVNAKERVFDGDRLSLVNLSNEFTRFLNPISVAFSPDGNRVAFGRNTRDKSIEMDIILYRSKPKNGSHFEAILDVTAPSKWGSSWGAPGPMVFSPDGKTLACVGPSSGVQLWDVAKKKLLCKTVEIEPIVFGTSYGVTALAWDLKGENLLFCSGGLKMIQVSSPDKIYKIGNQDTSINSLTFSPDGKTLATGNKEANVQLLDADQLISEATGKK from the coding sequence ATGCGCGCTGTCACTGATCGATATGATGTGTGGATTCTCTGTGCAGCCATATTTTTTTTCTCCACGGAGGACACGTTCGCTGGGAACCGTCTCGAAGATTCGAAAAAAACACCCAGTCTTAAAGCCGATTCCGTTGGAGAAAAGGTCATTGGTTTTACTGCAGACGGCAAGGTGCTCCTAACTGTTGACCGCGATTGCATGCTTCATTTTTGGAACACAACACGCGGTCACTTGGAAACCACGATTAACCCAATCGAAGGAAATATATACGGTCATCCACACGATCGTGATCGTAAATTGAACCCTCGTAATCTCCAAATTGCGTTGTCTTCGGACAGATTGAGCCTTGCTACAGGAAGTGAACCTTTTGACAAAATACTTGGCGATTCGATGGGCGAAATCAAACTGTGGAACATTGCTACAAATCCGGTCGAAGTCTCATTAAACACTCAATTCAGAACAAAGAACTGCAGAGGTCTTTCCTTCGCGCCAAATCGTAAATGGCTTGCGGTGGCCAGTAATATTGGCGCAGTCATTGATGTGAACGCCAAAGAACGCGTATTTGACGGCGATCGATTGTCACTTGTAAATCTTAGTAATGAATTCACTCGATTCTTAAATCCGATAAGCGTTGCATTTTCACCGGATGGCAATCGAGTGGCGTTTGGCAGGAACACCCGAGATAAGTCCATCGAAATGGACATCATCTTGTACCGCAGCAAACCCAAAAATGGTTCGCACTTTGAAGCCATTTTGGACGTAACCGCTCCATCGAAGTGGGGTTCATCATGGGGGGCACCAGGCCCGATGGTATTTTCGCCTGACGGAAAAACCTTGGCCTGCGTTGGCCCCTCCTCCGGAGTGCAGCTTTGGGACGTGGCGAAAAAAAAGCTGTTGTGCAAGACCGTAGAAATTGAGCCTATCGTTTTTGGCACATCTTATGGAGTCACAGCCTTGGCATGGGATCTAAAAGGCGAGAACCTTTTGTTTTGTTCCGGGGGGCTGAAAATGATTCAGGTTTCGAGTCCAGATAAGATTTACAAGATTGGGAACCAAGACACTTCGATTAATTCGCTCACATTTTCCCCCGATGGAAAGACTCTGGCTACGGGAAATAAGGAGGCAAATGTTCAATTACTGGATGCCGATCAGCTAATTAGCGAGGCGACTGGAAAAAAGTGA